One Glycine max cultivar Williams 82 chromosome 1, Glycine_max_v4.0, whole genome shotgun sequence genomic window, tataaataatttggatTGAATTTAGTTAACAAATTAAAGCATTTAAAATTGTTggttattcttttaaaattttaatatttttataaaaaaaattattaaatgaatactaaatatttttttttattattatatgtaatcaaataatagaaaaaatatattagtgaaAGAATCATATTattatcaataatataatataaactaaCATTCTATATTAAACatgatttaaaagttaaaatataataaaaatttcaagcACTAGAAAGTCTAAAAAGTCAACcgttaaaattattaaagtatggtttgaaaattttaatattttaaaattattaaatgaattgtGTAGTTGAAAGTTTAACTATATCTAAAATagattgaaataaatttaaaaaaaaaatgttctgcAACCAGTTATGAATTGAAATCCTAGTTTTATGAATGattgaatgaaatgaaatcttGAGAACTAAGAAAATGAGAGATAATTTCACTCTTAATTTTTAagtatgataataataataattaattttttaaattaaaaatctatattatatataaaaacaaataataataataataagttaatataaattaacaagTTAATGGATCAACAAAatccaaatattaaaatttgtgaTCTAAGCAAAAATTTAATGGATTTGAATGAAATGAGTTAGAATTTgatataaacataaaaagaaaagatttaacttaaattatttaggttgatttgaattaatttaaatttacatataaGTGATATCCATAAACACCTTTaactacaattttatttttttatccatgatcaagaaaatttataataatttatatattttattattcaattaattgaattagATGCTTTGTCCCTTAATCGGTGTAGTACAATTTGAGCCGTCGGTAACgtgactttttttgtttttttggataaaCGTATCGAACATGACTTGTATTATTtcattcaataatattttatatttatatgagaTTAAATTTTGTCTTCTGTCTTCTATCAACGACTTTGtgcaaattaagaaaaacatgtACTTGTTTTGTTAGAAACTTAAGTACgaatttgcaattttattttgtttgttgcaaAAGAGAACTTAAGAAACATGCACTTTTTTTATACGAATTTAATTTGAAGTTTAACATTAATTGAAATCAATTTATGCAAAGATAATataagaacatatatttatattaatgatcGAGTTAAGTTATTAAGATACTTACTATATTCACATTTTCacaatttaattcttttgtattttattattcatcttaatttaaatttaatataattgaatgtcaattgttaaataataaataaatacatactgcattttaattaaataaaaaattattttaaaatttaaatatgtaaaaaaacacctaaaaaacacaaaataatatattatcgaAATAGAGTTTTTACACAGGAGATGCACGTTTTTGTATGGAAAAAAGGAGAAgcaagttcattttttttttttttgcattcatTTAATTTGTGTTGCAACGTGGTGCAATCGTTTAATGCCTATATATATTATACTCCACAATTTTAGAGGATAATCGGTTACTTTTTTAAGCAATCCAAAATATAAATGGGATCCACAAGGTTGCTCTCCAATGGGAAGAGTAACTCTCATGGGTAATGGGTTGCTCAATAGGAAGAGAAAGTCCTATTGAAATTACTCGACTCTCCGTGAACACCCcccaacacacacatatatgcacatttaaatataaatactataattACGTTCAACtacttaaaattacttttactaAATAAGGGAAGACTTAATTAAGGTGTTTGGAGGTGTTAAGTCCTTACGCTTAATTGGAGGGAATGGTAGCTAATATAATGGTCCTGAAGGGTTCAGCTATCCACCTTTTTAGATGTTCCGTCGTAGTGCCAGTTTGTTTCACTTATCAAGTCATAAGACTAAGACTGTTCTGGCTTTTCTCCAATGTTTCAGATCTTGGACCACAGCCCCTTGTAAAGTTCTTCGTGACTATGGAGCACTGCACTGCCATGTGCTAGCTAGCTATTCAACTTTGAAAGTCGACGTTAAAGGACATGGAAAGGTATAGTGTTGTATGCTATATATGACTGTAGATTCAAATCTTCcgtccttttcttttcttgttaatcatctcataaaataataacaagagaaaaaaaaggtctAGTATTATAAAGCTCCCGTTATGCACATGATCAAATAAATGGTCGGAAAtacgtaaaataaaatttatcgatccagatgaatatatatatattatgaaattaaaCTGGTATAACTTAAACAACTATtacatcatttaataatttcatataaaatatgatttttattatttgaatcgttgaattatatttacataatatcaaaattatcataaaaaaaattttaacattgaagaacaataaaaaaataatcaaataatctatattttagtatattatgaaaaatttatattatgtcgattttaatctatataaatGAGATAGAAGATACTTTtggattaatataaaattttatacatataatatatgtgaaataaaattttaatccaacaataggttttaaaaaaatatcatttaatttaaaattattaaataatgtaatatttgatCAAAGTTATAccaatataatttgatttattgttgtgtgaatatataaaaagagaaggAGAGAGATTACCATAATTCCTATTTATATAATGTTAAATTTCCTTCCATCTTAAATATTATGTCTGTCGAGTTAGGAATGACAATTAATTgtgaatgataatttttattatttttgattgaatgataattaaatctaaattCATGTGTAGCGGTATAAATGAATTACAAGATTGACCAGAgtctttatttattaaatgattttggtttaaattttattcataaagcTGGTGAGTATAAGTGTAGGTTTGCAgtgtaattttaataattatgacATTATCTTATAACTCTTGATTTGCTCAAAAAAACATGACAGACAAAATAACATTGGAAAAATAGTTGAGTCACAATATCATTTTTTGTATTATGCGCTGTTTGGTGATTGATGTCTAATACAAGTAATTTTGTATTGTATCATGTTTGATGTACCTTTGATGGTAGCTAAGGTGCTCACGTCGGTGACCAAGGCGGCCCTTGCTAGGAGTCAAAGTACGACATTTGAAAAAAGAGGTTTAGAGAATGAGATgcatatgaaaaaagaaaaaaagtgtgaGATGATGAGAAGTCAAAAAATAAGGatgatattgtatttttattcttgttagaCACTAGACAAAAAGTTATACAAATTTAGTGAGTTTCAAGTTTTTGGGTATTTATTTAGTCTATTATTCATGATTGTGTATTATTCCTCGgtcattttgtcattttttaaatcaaacattgaacaaatatttttatatttttcagtcTCTTATTTTTAGCGAATCAAACACACcagttatatgatttttatttattcaaccaatgaattatatttatatattactaaGATcgtttatgttaaattttgttaaaaattaaacaacaataataatgtaatcaaatgattcatatttaatatattttaaaatatttatactacgtcgattttaatctatataaacaagataaaaaataattttagattaatttgaaatttaatttgcatGTGATTTgtgtgaaataaaattttaattcaaaggtgagttttaaaaaaatattatttagttgaaagttataaaatgatataatagtTGTCAAAATTATACCAAtgcaatttgatcttttatatatatatatataacttttaccAAGTGCTAAGAGTTTACTTAATGGTGAATTCTTTTGTTGAAAATGAAAGTCTTGAAAAGAATTTTTGATTAAGTGAATTTGTTGATAAGTTAATTCATTAAAGGATCAAGTTGTTGCATTTATTGATGATTTTGCATTTGGtaaatgaatataaatttgttattagATTAATtccaattatattatattatacaaaaaattcaataaatgaattatttgattttatatttaaaaaattcaaatttaattccaattatattatattatacaaaaataaaataaaaaacatatttagttaaataaaattataaagaaaaataaaagtaagaaatcaaaatatataaatgaatatgttagtAAAATATCCcaaaaaagtataatatataaatttaaaaaactagtGAGTTAGATCCTTGTCATAatcctcataaaaaaaaaatcacagttATGATCGTGATTATAAGATGATAGTTTCGGTGGTTTCTAGATACTGCTATAACTGCTGCAATTACATTTGATTTGTAACATCTTTGGTAGGCATTACCCCCTTTGCTTAATGGATTTTACTTGTGCAATGAGTTCTACAAATTTTGAGGATTAACCTAAACAAAAACTTGGGGCTAAGAGAAGCATGAGACTCTTGTCACTAATTAATGGCAGACTCGGTGGTGGTAATAGACATTAAAGCTACCAATATCACACactcctctttctcttcctattAGTCATGTCCATCCATATCTCAAATCACTCTCACTTTTCCTACAAGCTATAATTAAAAACTCAGTACGTATTTAGATTAAAGTTtataaacttaaatttgaattcTATTTAAGTTTACAAAATCAACAAGTCTTACTCCAATAAAATTGAGTTTTTCAGGTAAAATTTTCGTATACAAATATACTTTTAGAACTGGTCAAACATATCACTAAAATTTCCAAATTGAATTCAgaattctcaaaaaaaaaaaaaatctaaacataACCTTAAGGAAGTCTCAATCTTATTGGAGCCTACCTATGAATAGTATATAGTTATATACAACCTACGCTTAAACTATGCTTATTATCaccattatataaaattaattagatagtATCAATTAAGGTaagttaaatttaagtttttttttcttctaaattacaAGTATCTTCCATCGAAGACAATCATATTCGAGTCGAATgaaattactaataaaaatattctttcaaatattttaatacaatGTTATATATTAAGGACTCGaaatcaaaatcatttattaaatgAAGATAATTATACTAATTAACTTATAAGTTTGATGTGGTTAAGTTAAATTTATACGTGTGATTTAAagtaaatttatcatattaacaCGGTtattacacatatatataggtacaattttttttaatttaatttataaatttaagcatgaaatttatattggagcagcttcaattttttttcgaTAAACTTTTGTCAATAAATAACTTATTCTAATACTATAAactatttaatttcaattaaaagcTCCACTTACAAACTTAACAAAGTAACTTTGTTTTTGAGAAATTTCTTAGaaaagtttattaattattagacTAAAAATAGCTTATTAAAGTGTAAGCTAGACTTGTACTGATGACTATATGTGTATAGCGGTAAGACTtttttcaaactaaaaaaaaaaatatcgacAACTTGATTAGTGATTAATGTAACCTAAAAAAAGGATTAGTgattaatgattaattgattgcTATTGCTTCACTAAAATAGGTTCCAAATCACCAACAAGCTAATTGTCAATGATTATGATATATTAATTGAGCATTGTAAATGCCATTATTTACTGAAAGCTTTAGTTGTTagaaattaattgaaatcaTGTCAACAACCACTACTATAAAATATGGATTTAGGACAGCTATTACGTTAACATGAGTTAACATCGACTTTTTAaaaacctatatatatataatccttTTCGCCTTTTTCTTGCACCCACTCTTACATTCAGTCTCACTCTTACGCTCTCGCTCTTTGTGGCAGTGCTTCCTCTCCCTCTCACTCTTGCTGTGACTCTCTGCGGTGGTGCTCCCCCTCGCTCTTACTCTCCGCGGCGGTGCTTCCTCTCGTTCTCACTGTTGCTCTCGCTCACAACCATCTCTGCGACGGTGACGAGGTCAGTATATTCTCACCGTGTTGCGCTTGCTCCGTACCTGCAAATGGTCCCGTCTTCGCCTTCTCTATGTTATATTTTGAGTGCATTTCTCGCCTTGGAATAAACTACTGAAACCCCAATACTTTGCTTTGTGGATTGTGTGTATTGCTTTGTCAAAATACTCTGCCTAGATGAAAGGTCACGACGGGTgtctttcaattttatttggGGATTAAGGAAGTGTGACGAGTGTGGGTTGATGCGTGAGAGATGAGACATTACGAGTGTCGTAATGGAGAGACATTAGTCATTCTATTTCTTTGAGCTTTCGCCTTCATCAATGAATGAACAATTTCATCATTGAGTGAACTGAATCATTCCCAACAACTGGTGGTGATTATGCTCATTTGGTGATGACTGATGAATAAACTTTATTTGCCACTATAATCGTATGGAATATATGCTCATTTCACTCTCTGTATGTTGTGTGTTTATTTCATTATGTTgaagttttcatttttgttccaTCTTACTTTAATATTAATCATTGTTTACCCATactataataaatcaataataaaagttacttagaaactaaaatagtttttaatttttctcaccatcaatgaaatttttaagtttaaaactgattttaaaccaatttttaactaaaattgttttttttaaaagattttaaaaccAGTTTAAAATTAGCTTGAAATCGATTTCaccaaatcaaattattttttaaattcattcgTAAAATCCCACTTAATCgcatagtttaaaaataattctaacttAATTTTTCGAAATTCCAAACCATGTATACATTTCCAGCAGAGAACTGCCTGTAGAGATTTGCTCATATTACCTCTCTACCCACTGGACTAACTGCGTGACGGATTTCTAGGCTTCCTTTTTGTCAATTTCTTACTGCTTGCTATTAATTGATTCATTTATCTGGAATTTGTCATCTAATGCTCTGTAACTGATCCTTTCCTTGTATGCAAATCATGGTACTTTGTGCCTGTCTACACATGATAGAATGCATGGAATGGGGCCCTGGAACTGGAGCCATCCAAAAGATACAGCACACCACAAGGTCCAAGttcaagttcaaaacaaattaaagagaGGCGAAAAATTTAACAAGAAAtataaatcaaaagaaaagttttcaataaaataaattaagaattggaaaaagaaaaaagtttgatttgatttttgtggAAAATGTGATGAGCTGATGGTAAAGGACACATTCCTTTTCATTCCCTTGGGTTTCCGGGCCTGGTTTCTAACTTTAACATCCGTTCCCCACTCACCCAACATGCACAGGTTTTCATAGGCTTTAATTTGAAACACtgctaacaaaaatttatttcatgtacaaaaaaataattaattatatgtaaatatatttattaaaatgagtAAAGAGTGAGGTGTTGTTACTTAATTTATCTATGAAAATATGCTTAAATAATCAAAGTCAATTAAAGTTAAATGTAGTGATTGAATATCTTTGACAATCAAAAGCTTGAAATCACTAAAAAGTATTTATAGGAAGAATCTTGGTACCATAAGCATAGAAACTTTGTAAAAGAAAACGTAACTTTAATAATCGAGATCATCAATTTCGCTTAAACGTTTGATGATCATATCAAAAATCATGTCAAGtcattttaattatacatttcTTGGttcatatatttcattttatatttcaatatttatacttttatcTCAATAACGTCCATAAACCGATGTCTTTTTgttaaaaggaagagaaaaagttGTATGTAAACTTTGGGGTGAGCATTAAAAGTAATGTAGGTATGGATGATACGATGGAAGACATGTCTTCCTGGCAATTGATCTTCGTGACCCACGTGTATATAGTAGTTGCACATTGCAACATGCGTATCTCAATCATATTTGATCCTATTCTATACATTTAATAACTATACTTACCTCACATATAAAATCATCATGGTCCTAAATTAAATGACCGTGTGTCATGTCCCCCTTGCTTTTTTCTCCTACACTTAATTTGTTCTATGTCacatttcaaaaatttattgtcatCAATTGAATGTGTAGCACTAGAAAGGAAATACAAGCGgtgtataagaaaataaatcccCCTCCCTCCCAACACAAGGAAACAAAAACTTTAACCCAGCtagaaaataatttgaagtatatatatatatacacacatacacGATCTCGATTTTATTAGCAAAATCTAGGTTAATTTTATGAGTTTACTCAATAGTTTGTCACATTTATTTTATCTGCAGCAAACTATTTTATCCTAGAAGAATTTATAATGACAAAAAGGACAAATACACAAAATGGTGGTTAGctgatacaataataataaaaataacaagacgCAGTGTATTAATCACGATGTCTAACTTCGTAAGTAGAAGCAAATAAAATGTTACTGTAAACTACAATATGTGGTTGATTTCTTAAATTAACTTTCATGTTTAATTTACTTGACAGTGTAAGAAATTAAAGTCAAATTTAATTACGTCtgaattaaaatgtattaatttgAATTAGGCTGAATTAGAATTAGTACCACGCTGAATAAATGTTCTTACAACTTAATTACTGTTAAGGAAAACAGTAAATTAAGCACTTAGATGCAtcatttaagaaatttttattaatacattAGTATGTATGGATACTTATTAatacattagttttttttttttacagaaggcATCTGTatattaataaatgtaaaaaatggtTACATccggtaaaaaaaattaagttttgaacacataaacattaaactcttaataaatattgattgaatcttctttttttcaataaaacaatCTTTACTTTCAGTATCAATTTTGagagttattatttttgtttcggTACATAATTGTTATAGTACAGTAGTGACTAGTGACCAGTGGTTCTTCGTGACTAAGCCAAGgggaaaaagaaattgaaggatAAATTAAAATGAGGTGTGCAAGTATATCTGAATTGTTAAGGGGGAGAAACAGAAACGTCAAATCCCCGGTGTACTTGACACACAAACAGGATAATGGTGGGGAGTACTAGTATTGAATGGCATTTTCGCGTTTCATTATTGATGTGAAGGATATATCCGTAATTGGGGTtttgaacaaaataattttgcttGAGTTGAGACCGGTTCTCCAGCAAACGGAATTCTGCAACAAAACGCAAATATATGATGATTGTTTCATCAGAACcgcatgatttttgttttgttgcgtAGTAATGACTAATCCCAGCTCAGCCATGATTTGTCCTAACCTTAATCCCCTTGGAATTCATCATGAGGTGTCAATCCTCCATTTGGTGACGCTTCGGCGCAGGCCATATAACGGCGCCGTCAGATTTCCCGTTTCTAGATTCCCGTCACTGTTAACAGGGACTGGGCCACCACCACGAtgcaaaacacacacacacactaccCTTGCCAGCACCACTAAGAAAAAGTAAATTACCCAATCCCAACCGTTAaacccccctttcgtcattatCACAGTTTTCGTCTTCTCCGTACTACACGCGCGAACCAGCCTACGTTCACGCCACACCTcccttccttccttcctttccaATCCGCCCCTAATTTCGCTCACTTTCATCAGCAAAAACCAAAACCTGAAAAAGGAAGAGTGTGTGGAAATTGGCATCGCTCGCAAGAGCAACAACTAGTAGTACCTAAAGAGACAGAGAGTGTGCACATCTATGTCATCTCAGGTCGGTGTCAGGACACGAGCCCGAGCCGCATTAGCCATGGAAGCTGCTACTGCCAGTTCAGCTCAACCCTCTTCGAAGAGAAAGAAGATCTACGACACTAACCATGTGGCAAAACTCTCCAAAACTCCGAGAACAAGTTCTTCCTCCTTCTTCATACCTGCGACGGTGACGGAGATTGTTCAGGAACGCTGCCTCAGCCCTACCTCCAGTGAAATTCCGGCTTCTTGCTGCTCCAGCAACGGATCCATTGGCCTCGATGAGGATAGGATCAAGCTCTTAGATCTGGAGGTAATCGATACTATTAAACACTCGCTTTGTTGCTACGATTTATTGCTGTGTTGTAGATTTTGTAATTGAACACTCGTTTTTAATTTGTTGCTGTCCTTGATTAATTTACCGCTTTAGTTTGTAGAGCCTTTCGCTCATTCATTTTTTCCTTCACCTAAATTAATGCACCGGATTCGACGTTCCTTTTATTTACAGGTGGAGAGCGCGCAAGTTGAAACGTCGACGTGCAATGGTGGTCAAGAAATTGAGAGGTTTTGAATGAAactgatttatttaatttaaatttgaaattgcttCAAGTCACTTTTAATTTCCTGGTAGaattctattttcaaaattttgaataattcaGGTCCATTGAGTTCGAAACGCACGAGATACTCAACAGTCATAATTTCTTCCGTTCAAAACTCCAACTCAGTTTTTCTCGcgcgtgtgtgtgtatatattcaTTCGTGCCACTGCACATTCTGTCTACAATTCTGaaccataataattttttggtgtCGGCCGTTGCAGGAGAGAGATGAAAAGTTCCAGCGAGCTTCGAGAGAATTCACAGGAGCCGGAGCCAATGGAGATCAATTCTCACCGTGCCTTATCAAAGGCAAAAGCCATGCCTACCGAGTTGGAGCTCGAGGAATTCTTCGTTGCTGCGGAGAAGGACATTCAGAAACGATTTCAAGACAAGTAAGTTAAAATCAgtggaattaattaattttcttctctctctctctctctctccactgtttcttctttttcttttaaaatttttgacaTCATAATTAGTATATCATATAGCTCCATCCATCATtcctttcaattaaaaaattattttgcagGTACAATTATGATATTGTTAAGGACGTACCACTGGAAGGACGCTACGAGTGGGTTCAGTTGAAGCCATGAACGTGTGCGTCTCGCCACCGAAGAAGAAAAACTCCGATCAATTTGAACATGTCATTTTGGtctatttatatattgttaattaagTCTAGTCTAGGTCTTTGATTTCAatcttaattatctttttaattttacaccAGCCAAGACTCTTTTATATTCTGGTTGcagctttttttatatttcgGTGTGATTATAGGTTAAGGGTAAACAGGAATTCAGCTTCGTTTGTTCTCTGTACGGAGAAGCAGCTTAAAGCTAGCTTGTGCAGAAAAATACTGTAAATTTCCCTTGGTGAAGAAGAACAAACGCTTCCATTTTACAGACTTCAACCTCTATCGTTTTTTGCTCTAAACGCTCCCCTAAAATCCGTGCCCGTTTCCTTGTTTTAACTTCGCTTTTAAGGAGAAGAGAGTACACCAAAGTCAGTGAATGTATGATTAtgtcttctctttcttttcgtTTTCCCCcccttatatattttatatttattatttgaaggaaaaaaaagaaaacaaacaaaaaaacgcAGGGAAGAAGATTAACCAACTTATAGCGAAAATGGAGAAGTGAAATGGGTGGGACGTATAGCTAGTAGGAAGAGGGGGGAGGCCAGTGTTTTGTTTAGTTGTTAGGCGTGGGAGGGGGCAAGAACACGCACCATGCCGTGTAAGTTACGGGCACGTGTTTGAGAGGGTGAGAAAGCTGATCTTATTATCCATCCCCCCCACCCCCCATGTGGGAAGAGTCTTCTAATCTTGGAACAAAATCCACTCCACTTTCACAAGTACAACAAATATAGGTACCGGAGTAAAAATtcgaatattattattgttattcttGTTTCCACATGCACCACTAATAAAACGGAAAGTATTTGGTCTTGATCAAAATTTgaaatgcataatttttttttttcattaaagagAGACGcgcattattaattaatagctcggtttttgttttgtttaattttaatgagtGTCATTTATGGCAAAGATGCATTTAAAAGAGATAGAAATTAAATAGAGAGGTATGAATGGGGGGTGATGAAGATGAAGAGTGGTATATACTTGTGTTATGGAGTTGAGGTCCAGCTCCTGCATAGCCAGATTTGGGACGTAGAGAACGAAGCTAGTGTGAGCGTGACCTTATTCGGCCGTCGTTTTGGGTTtgcaattttgaattatttttttgccaTGTAGCGAGGGAGGAACGTGTTGTCACGTCGTACAGCAAGCTAGGCGGCTTATTAAGGCACTGAGATAGCCCAGCAGCAGTACATGGTTGTGATTGTGAGGATTGAGATTCCCTGCACCTCGTGGATTTTGTGTTTGTGCTGCATGCTTTCCGTTATGCTATATAATCATTGCGCTGCGAATCAAAAGAGTATATATATGATTCGGATGAGATAtcagaatatatataatttgatatcCTTCCCCAGGAGGATCTTGATTCTTAGAAACTAACTTTTTCAATTTCGAAGGACCTTTACCTTTAcctttacttttacttttaccCCTAGTAACATAACATGTGTGCACATGTAGATATTATGTAAGGTTTTTTTCTCCTCCCAAATAAAGAAAGGAAACACACACATTCAACTCATATTTAATTAGAAGGCATTGTAGATTAAAAGCACATGTCGAAGTTTCAGTGGGATAATATGGTATGAAATTTGATGTTCGTcgcacttttttatttatcattttgttgGGTCATAAGTTGTGTCCGTGCGTGTCTTTCAGAGCTTAATTTTTGAATAGGGAAATCATTGTTACTAACCGGGCATGGGTAAGTCAAGAAAACAAGAAACCCAAttcaaattaatgaaagatATAATAAGTTCCTAATTATCAAGTAGgtccacccccccccccccccccccccggatattcttttatataacaCACATGTCACGACAAGTTGATGATGCAAAATGTAATTCACAGATGAAATAGTATCCTACTATTGTTTATCCACAACTCATAT contains:
- the LOC548057 gene encoding cyclin-dependent kinase inhibitor 1-2, translated to MSSQVGVRTRARAALAMEAATASSAQPSSKRKKIYDTNHVAKLSKTPRTSSSSFFIPATVTEIVQERCLSPTSSEIPASCCSSNGSIGLDEDRIKLLDLEVESAQVETSTCNGGQEIERREMKSSSELRENSQEPEPMEINSHRALSKAKAMPTELELEEFFVAAEKDIQKRFQDKYNYDIVKDVPLEGRYEWVQLKP